One part of the Triplophysa rosa linkage group LG5, Trosa_1v2, whole genome shotgun sequence genome encodes these proteins:
- the iba57 gene encoding putative transferase CAF17 homolog, mitochondrial, which translates to MHKLALCGSAARAVFAGSSGLPAHNLLGFCLMRHQTRRRTYTQDQVKNNTGHFNCYRLQHRTLINLSGHDTNSFLQGIITNDMGLLEEDGTKAMYAHTLNVQGRTLYDIIIYSLKENPSGLKGVLLECDGSVQESIIKHLKMYKIRRKVNISMCTNLSLWALLPQNKDDLLKKTKPNVTTPEKVFVLEVDPRTEFMGWRLITSHEVNPVEIISACHQGNTEEYHQHRYEIGLPEGVKDLPPGEALPLESNLVYMRGISFIKGCYIGQELTARTHHTGVIRKRLMPVTLSAPVENVDQGAVLETEGGKPAGKHRAGIGLLGLSLVRTAHAREPLKLKSSDNTTVTSQATVPYWWPKNTKDK; encoded by the exons ATGCACAAGCTGGCTTTGTGTGGCAGTGCTGCTCGAGCGGTCTTTGCTGGATCGAGCGGACTTCCGGCGCACAATTTACTTGGTTTCTGCCTCATGAGACATCAGACTCGGAGGAGAACATACACTCAAGATCAAGTCAAGAACAACACCGGACACTTTAACTGTTACAGACTACAGCACAGGACTCTCATCAATCTTTCTGGACACGACACGAATTCATTTCTTCAAGGAATAATCACTAACGATATGGGTCTTCTGGAAGAGGATGGGACCAAAGCTATGTATGCGCACACGTTGAATGTCCAAGGCAGGACATTGTATGACATAATAATTTACAG TTTAAAGGAAAATCCGAGTGGACTTAAAGGTGTTCTTCTGGAGTGTGACGGCTCTGTGCAGGAGTCCATTATTAAACATCTGAAAATGTACAAGATACGTCGCAAGGTAAACATCAGCATGTGTACCAATCTCTCGCTGTGGGCTTTGTTACCTCAAAACAAAGATGATCTGCTGAAGAAAACCAAGCCAAATGTGACCACGCCAGAAAAGGTGTTTGTTTTGGAGGTAGACCCAAGAACTGAGTTTATGGGATGGAGACTGATCACCAGTCATGAGGTCAATCCAGTGGAGATCATTTCTGCCTGTCACCAGGGCAACACAGAAGAATACCACCAGCATCGATATGAAATTG GACTACCTGAAGGTGTCAAAGACCTTCCACCAGGTGAGGCCCTTCCACTGGAGTCTAATCTGGTCTATATGCGGGGAATCAGCTTCATAAAGGGCTGCTACATTGGACAGGAACTAACTGCCAGAACTCACCACACTGGTGTAATACGGAAACGTCTAATGCCTGTTACCTTGTCTGCTCCGGTGGAAAACGTGGACCAGGGGGCTGTTCTGGAGACTGAAGGAGGCAAACCAGCTGGAAAGCACAGAGCAGGAATTGGCCTGCTGGGATTGAGCCTTGTACGCACGGCTCATGCCAGAGAGCCACTGAAACTTAAATCGTCTGATAATACGACTGTGACTTCACAGGCTACGGTGCCTTACTGGTggccaaaaaacacaaaagataaatGA
- the jmjd4 gene encoding 2-oxoglutarate and iron-dependent oxygenase JMJD4: MDRETFHNCCSLVKMPRQIKQQHCSSHFIEYIEKEIPYTKFFKNYLIPNHPCMFSKRFTEDWNCRKNWVTDEGKPNFQRLLHEFDDTPVPVANCNAKEYNSNPKQIMPFKEFIQYWREYIQNGHSSPKGCLYLKDWHMHRNFTDHNNYKTPIYFSSDWLNEYWDTIEVDDYRFVYMGPKGSWTPFHADVFRSYSWSANICGRKKWLLYPPGQEEFLRDCHGNLAYDVTAPVLQDKGLYAQFEEACQPLEIIQEAGEIIFVPSGWHHQVYNLEDTISINHNWLNGCNLDIMWEFLQEELSSVQREIEEWRDTMDTWHQHCQVIMKSCTGIDYGEFASFLKTIANNRISFLNSCPRNADHYQGHLAESLLALGPHHAAFDLQRVLYIFESMLNNEDFKRLDLTALSFKPEELLQEIRDAIRIIV; encoded by the exons ATGGATAGGGAAACCTTTCACAACTGCTGTAGTTTGGTCAAAATGCCCAGACAGATCAAGCAGCAACACTGCTCATCTCATTTCATTGAATACATAGAGAAAGAAATACCCTACACCAAATTCTTCAAGAACTATTTGATCCCAAATCATCCCTGCATGTTCTCCAAAAGATTCACTGAAGATTGGAACTGCAGGAAAAATTGggttacagatgagggaaaacCCAATTTTCAGAGACTTCTGCATGAATTTG ATGATACTCCTGTTCCAGTTGCAAATTGCAATGCGAAAGAATACAACTCAAATCCTAAGCAGATCATGCCTTTTAAGGAGTTTATCCAGTACTGGAGAGAGTACATACAGAATGGACATTCTTCACCCAAAGGGTGTTTATACCTGAAGGACTGGCATATGCACAG GAACTTTACTGACCACAATAATTACAAGACCCCAATTTATTtctcttctgattggctgaatgaATATTGGGACACGATTGAAGTGGATGATTATCGATTTGTCTACATGGGACCTAAGGGGTCATG gACACCTTTCCATGCGGACGTGTTTCGCTCGTACAGTTGGTCCGCCAACATCTGTGGACGTAAGAAATGGCTCCTGTACCCTCCAGGTCAAGAGGAGTTCCTCCGGGATTGTCACGGAAACTTAGCATATGATGTAACAGCACCTGTCCTTCAAGACAAAGGTCTATATGCACAGTTTGAAGAGGCCTGTCAGCCCTTAGAGATTATTCAAGAAGCTGGGGAGATCATCTTTGTTCCAAGTGGTTGGCATCACCAAGTTTACAATTTG GAGGATACCATCTCCATTAATCACAACTGGCTGAATGGCTGTAATTTGGACATCATGTGGGAGTTTCTGCAAGAAGAACTTTCTTCTGTCCAAAGAGAGATTGAAGAATGGCGTGATACTATGGACACCTGGCATCAGCATTGTCAG GTGATCATGAAGTCATGTACAGGAATTGATTATGGGGAGTTTGCATCTTTCCTTAAGACCATTGCAAATAATCGAATATCCTTCCTAAATTCATGCCCCAGAAATGCAGATCATTATCAAGGTCACCTTGCTGAAAGCCTGTTAGCATTGGGCCCTCACCATGCAGCTTTTGATCTGCAGAgagtattgtatatatttgaaAGCATGCTGAACAATGAAGACTTTAAGAGATTGGACCTTACAGCCCTGAGCTTTAAACCCGAGGAGTTACTTCAGGAGATCAGAGATGCTATTCGTATTATTGTATAA
- the snap47 gene encoding synaptosomal-associated protein 47: MSQHVPIHSWSGSYYINSEKRWVSGTLSLTRTTLHFTSEQNQESLASLRLSRIMEIKMESSSFIFSTLTVLEQGNIKHWFGSLKPCRAAVYHVLEHFWRERLLSPTEPHGAEAPLSKGQELISLISGAQRRLEDTGKVLHHQGEQFDNMAQGLEKIESDLNVADKLLHELECPSWWPFGKLPWKSHQEAKSEAAAKSSYTKGAGKGQKVITSIPAIISRVGSTGDMKPGSLTVLVSSLEVRDANGQLLHHYEREEVDDIRVHNPYEISVRQRFIGRPDICFRVLSAKMVEALSVLEMQYKKKIEFTRDYAVFQVTPTTTPGSPEGAGNIWSAGHGQDTDVPVEVPAGELTQLQLQVLQPTVTEAEAQELKQMLQQLKSLALEAETELERQDEALDVLSSSTDHTTMNINRHTRRMRKLM; the protein is encoded by the exons ATGAGCCAGCATGTGCCAATCCATAGCTGGTCTGGCTCTTATTACATCAACAGTGAGAAACGCTGGGTCAGCGGGACCCTTTCTTTAACCCGCACCACCCTGCACTTCACCTCCGAGCAGAACCAGGAGAGTCTGGCCAGCCTGCGGCTTTCACGCATCATGGAGATCAAGATGGAGTCCTCGAGCTTCATCTTCAGCACTCTCACTGTGTTGGAGCAGGGAAACATCAAGCACTGGTTCGGCTCCCTTAAACCCTGCCGGGCGGCTGTTTACCATGTGCTGGAGCACTTCTGGAGGGAACGGCTGCTGTCGCCCACAGAACCCCATGGTGCCGAAGCTCCTCTCAGCAAAGGCCAGGAGCTGATCAGCCTGATATCTGGTGCTCAGCGGAGGCTTGAGGACACTGGGAAAGTTCTGCACCACCAGGGAGAGCAGTTTGACAACATGGCTCAAGGCCTGGAAAAGATTGAATCGGATCTAAATGTGGCTGATAA ACTGCTCCATGAACTTGAGTGCCCGTCTTGGTGGCCTTTTGGCAAACTACCGTGGAAGAGCCATCAGGAGGCTAAATCTGAGGCAGCTGCCAAATCATCCTACACCAAAGGAGCAGGCAAGGGCCAGAAAGTCATAACCAGCATTCCTGCCATTATCTCCCGGGTTGGAAGCACAGGGGACATGAAACCGGGCAGTTTGACGGTGTTGGTTTCCTCCCTGGAGGTTCGAGATGCAAACGGACAGCTTCTTCATCACTATGAGAGGGAAGAAGTGGACGATATCCGTGTGCACAACCCCTACGAGATAAGCGTTCGACAGCGTTTCATCGGCAGGCCCGACATCTGTTTTCGAGTTCTGTCCGCCAAAATGGTGGAAGCTTTGTCTGTACTGGAGATGCAGTACAAGAAGAAAATCGAGTTTACTCGTGACTACGCTGTATTTCAGGTGACCCCAACAACGACACCGGGCAGCCCAGAAGGTGCAGGGAACATCTGGAGCGCAG GTCATGGGCAGGACACAGATGTGCCAGTGGAGGTGCCTGCTGGTGAGCTGACTCAACTGCAGCTGCAGGTGCTGCAGCCCACAGTGACTGAAGCAGAAGCACAGGAGCTCAAACAG ATGCTGCAACAGCTGAAGAGTCTTGCCCTCGAGGCTGAGACGGAGCTGGAGCGACAGGACGAGGCTCTCGACGTACTCAGCTCTTCTACTGACCACACCACCATGAACATCAATAGACACACTCGCCGTATGAGGAAACTGATGTGA